One Alkaliphilus sp. B6464 genomic window carries:
- a CDS encoding methyl-accepting chemotaxis protein, translating to MMKSIKLKLIVYFVLILLTTSTILGSISYRSASKAIVNEASHAVIDLATSASAVVKSRIESRLIELKSIARKSEIEGMQWEIQKETLEDEKEYFDFLALGVVYPDGTTLYSDGSIAQLGDRDYVKKAFQGETNVSDPILSRVTNEMVLMFATPIEHDGKIVAVLIGRKPANALKDDIADMGYGNKGYAYIIGKDGTMYAHENQQLVLEQRNVFKDIETGGDFKELGLAMKDMDMTSRQIVTYEFLGDRRYIGMAPIENTDWLVAVGGYESEILGGINPMRIKILITSFLITVFGGIAISIIGATIVKPIVLAAKHAEEIANLDIRRDVPVKYLKNKDETGILARSIQSTSENLRQIVGQVTEASHQVASSSEQLTATTQESAMVSEEIARTVEQISSAAEEQASDTENGVNNAKVLGKMVKENQEHVRKLNTFADEVLVLKNEGNILMDELNERTKDSDLGIKKVYEEIKNTTLNSAKINDASNLIKNIAEQTNLLALNAAIEAARAGEAGRGFAVVAEEIRKLAEESKTSTIAIENIVDQLQQSTSDSEATINDVIKVVDIQQKSLKETESKFIGITHAVDRIKEMINQLDDASEIINQNQNDVIAALYHLSEIAEENAASTEEVSAASEEQSASIQEIANSSEGLSHLAQEMINLVNKFNI from the coding sequence ATGATGAAAAGTATAAAGCTAAAGTTAATAGTTTATTTTGTATTAATATTACTAACTACATCTACAATATTGGGGAGTATTTCATATAGAAGTGCTTCAAAAGCTATTGTTAATGAAGCAAGCCATGCCGTAATAGACCTTGCGACATCAGCTTCCGCAGTAGTGAAAAGTAGAATTGAAAGTCGGTTAATAGAGTTAAAGTCAATTGCTAGAAAAAGTGAAATAGAGGGTATGCAGTGGGAGATTCAGAAAGAAACATTAGAGGATGAAAAGGAATATTTTGATTTTTTAGCATTGGGAGTCGTTTATCCTGATGGGACTACTTTATATAGTGATGGTTCAATAGCTCAGTTAGGTGATAGAGATTATGTAAAAAAAGCTTTTCAAGGAGAAACAAATGTTTCAGATCCAATATTAAGCAGGGTAACCAATGAAATGGTTTTAATGTTTGCAACTCCAATAGAGCACGATGGCAAAATAGTAGCAGTTTTAATTGGTAGAAAACCTGCAAATGCTTTAAAGGATGATATTGCTGATATGGGATATGGTAATAAAGGTTATGCGTATATTATAGGGAAAGATGGTACAATGTATGCCCATGAAAATCAGCAATTGGTACTAGAACAGCGAAATGTATTTAAAGATATAGAAACAGGCGGGGACTTTAAAGAACTTGGTCTAGCTATGAAGGACATGGATATGACATCTCGACAAATAGTTACATATGAATTTTTAGGAGATAGACGTTATATAGGAATGGCTCCAATAGAGAATACTGACTGGTTGGTCGCAGTCGGAGGATATGAAAGTGAAATATTAGGCGGTATCAATCCAATGAGGATAAAAATTTTAATTACATCTTTTTTAATTACTGTATTTGGTGGTATAGCAATATCTATAATAGGTGCTACAATTGTTAAACCTATAGTTTTGGCAGCTAAACATGCTGAAGAAATTGCAAATCTAGATATTCGCAGAGATGTACCAGTAAAGTATTTAAAGAACAAAGATGAGACAGGAATATTAGCAAGATCTATACAGTCCACAAGCGAAAACTTAAGACAGATTGTTGGTCAAGTTACAGAAGCTTCCCATCAAGTTGCTTCTTCTTCTGAGCAGTTAACGGCGACAACTCAAGAATCCGCTATGGTTTCTGAAGAAATAGCTAGAACTGTAGAGCAAATTTCTAGTGCGGCAGAGGAACAGGCCAGTGATACTGAAAATGGGGTCAATAATGCTAAGGTTCTAGGTAAAATGGTGAAAGAGAACCAAGAGCATGTTCGTAAGCTAAATACCTTTGCAGATGAGGTACTGGTGTTGAAAAATGAGGGAAATATTTTGATGGATGAATTAAATGAAAGGACTAAGGATAGTGATTTAGGAATTAAAAAAGTATACGAAGAAATTAAGAATACTACACTTAATTCTGCTAAAATTAATGATGCTAGTAATCTAATCAAAAATATTGCAGAGCAGACAAACCTACTAGCATTAAATGCAGCTATTGAGGCAGCTCGAGCAGGAGAGGCAGGAAGAGGATTTGCAGTTGTAGCTGAAGAGATTCGAAAGCTAGCTGAAGAATCTAAAACATCTACTATAGCTATAGAAAATATAGTTGATCAACTTCAACAAAGCACAAGTGATTCTGAAGCTACTATTAATGATGTAATAAAAGTGGTAGATATTCAGCAGAAAAGTCTTAAAGAAACAGAGAGTAAATTCATAGGCATTACTCATGCTGTAGATAGAATAAAAGAAATGATTAATCAGTTAGATGATGCTAGTGAGATAATAAATCAAAATCAAAATGATGTTATTGCGGCATTATATCATTTATCTGAGATAGCTGAAGAAAATGCAGCTAGTACTGAGGAAGTATCAGCCGCATCAGAGGAGCAAAGTGCTTCTATTCAAGAAATAGCTAATTCTAGTGAAGGGTTAAGTCATTTAGCTCAGGAAATGATAAATTTGGTGAATAAATTTAATATTTAA
- a CDS encoding AIR synthase related protein, whose amino-acid sequence MVKYRDLTIVDVTPDHRIVISCDSSGGIGDKDMDVVKTDPETVGYFTTQVALMELLATGATPVTIVNTLGVEMEETGQKIIKGIKKALKPLNLQNDIVITGSTEENIPVCQTSMGITIIGTIEKSNWRRKKARKRDLAVVIGIPKVGHEVLDDRGRETMSVSILLELLNKPYINDILPVGSKGIAYELKEMANTNGLSCNIYDKSDINLDKSAGPATCAILAVDREGYEDLKKSISIPVKFIGIFV is encoded by the coding sequence ATGGTTAAATATAGAGATTTAACAATAGTTGATGTTACACCAGATCATAGGATAGTAATTTCCTGTGATTCCTCTGGTGGTATTGGGGACAAGGATATGGATGTTGTAAAGACAGACCCTGAAACTGTAGGATATTTTACAACCCAAGTAGCACTTATGGAGCTTTTAGCAACAGGAGCTACACCTGTTACTATTGTTAATACTTTAGGCGTGGAGATGGAGGAAACAGGACAAAAGATAATTAAGGGCATAAAAAAGGCATTAAAGCCTTTAAACTTACAAAATGATATTGTAATAACGGGAAGTACGGAGGAAAATATTCCTGTATGTCAAACCTCTATGGGGATTACTATAATCGGAACAATTGAAAAATCTAATTGGAGACGGAAAAAGGCTAGAAAAAGAGATTTAGCAGTTGTTATAGGAATACCGAAAGTAGGTCATGAGGTATTGGATGATAGAGGAAGAGAAACAATGTCCGTATCTATATTATTAGAATTACTTAACAAACCATACATAAATGATATTTTACCTGTAGGATCTAAAGGAATAGCTTATGAACTAAAAGAAATGGCAAATACTAACGGATTGAGTTGTAACATATACGATAAATCAGATATTAATCTAGATAAGTCAGCAGGCCCTGCTACCTGCGCTATCCTTGCTGTTGATAGAGAAGGCTACGAAGACTTAAAAAAATCTATTTCTATTCCGGTTAAATTTATTGGTATTTTTGTTTAG
- a CDS encoding cysteine-rich small domain-containing protein, whose product MTNTENYKFVQNSRCEFFPCHNVSDLTKFNCLFCYCPLYMLKDKCGGGFTYTDSGIKNCTNCTLPHSEGGYDHVMSKMKEVIRIGSEQE is encoded by the coding sequence TTGACTAATACAGAAAACTATAAATTTGTTCAAAATAGTAGATGTGAATTCTTCCCTTGTCATAATGTTAGTGATTTAACGAAATTCAATTGTTTATTTTGCTACTGTCCACTTTATATGTTAAAAGATAAATGTGGTGGTGGGTTTACATATACAGATAGTGGAATAAAAAATTGTACTAATTGTACCCTACCCCACAGTGAAGGTGGATATGATCACGTTATGTCTAAAATGAAGGAAGTTATTCGTATAGGGAGTGAACAAGAATAA
- a CDS encoding ECF transporter S component has product MKGDTEKISIDNIRVITRSGLLIALSAIGAMIKIQGTIAFDSMPGYFAALFISPMAGGFVAALGHLLTSITSGFPLTVPMHLIVALEMGLFAYIFGILGRKGNGVIASIVAILLNGPIATFVASITAKMLGLPFNGPAMFNALVIPLTIASSANIILAYVIFKIINKQKR; this is encoded by the coding sequence ATGAAGGGTGATACTGAAAAAATAAGCATAGATAATATTAGGGTTATTACAAGAAGTGGACTATTAATAGCACTTTCAGCCATAGGTGCCATGATTAAAATACAGGGGACAATAGCCTTCGATTCTATGCCAGGATATTTTGCTGCTTTATTTATAAGTCCTATGGCTGGTGGTTTTGTAGCTGCTCTAGGTCATTTACTGACTTCCATTACTAGTGGATTTCCATTAACAGTTCCAATGCACTTAATTGTTGCACTAGAGATGGGGTTATTCGCATATATCTTTGGAATCCTAGGAAGAAAAGGCAATGGCGTTATTGCTTCTATTGTAGCTATATTATTAAATGGACCTATTGCAACCTTTGTTGCATCTATTACTGCAAAGATGTTAGGTTTACCATTTAATGGGCCTGCAATGTTTAATGCCCTTGTAATTCCTTTAACTATAGCTTCATCAGCTAATATTATTCTTGCTTATGTTATATTTAAGATAATAAACAAACAAAAAAGATAG